The following proteins come from a genomic window of Salvia hispanica cultivar TCC Black 2014 chromosome 4, UniMelb_Shisp_WGS_1.0, whole genome shotgun sequence:
- the LOC125218859 gene encoding uncharacterized protein LOC125218859: MRFKSQTPKRKKGGNSIICKAAKLNHKHLSLSPRVKDYRRCAEVLSEEAVASNLPSASDSSPGDLRLDSVLSNGSSAWSLDENIIQYPDIPLQKQYWIPSVDRPDEQKQY; this comes from the exons ATGCGATTCAAATCTCAAACGCCGAAACGAAAAAAAGGAGGGAACTCCATAATCTGCAAGGCGGCAAAACTTAACCACAaacacctctctctctctccaagagTCAAGGACTACAGACGTTGCGCGGAAGTATTATCGGAAGAGGCAGTCGCTTCTAATCTACCGTCTGCTTCCGATTCATCGCCGGGAGACCTCAGGCTGGATTCCGTGCTGTCAAACG GTTCTAGTGCATGGAGCTTAGATGAGAACATCATTCAATATCCAGACATACCTCTCCAGAAGCAGTACTGGATTCCCTCCGTGGACAGACCTGATGAACAAAAACAATACTAG
- the LOC125221010 gene encoding uncharacterized protein LOC125221010 yields the protein MGYYLADEIYPRWPVFVKTITCPTTNMRKLFAKKQEAARKDMERAFRVLQSRWAIVKGAARGWHCPIIVDIMYAYIIMHNMIVEYEEENVTFWSDNPLASTSSSYIVTDPPVQGVPPDVRNVMACSAAMRQEELHTRLQADLIEEIWNRN from the coding sequence ATGGGGTACTATCTGGCAGACGAGATCTACCCTCGATGGCCCGTGTTCGTGAAGACCATCACATGTCCGACAACGAACATGAGGAAGTTGTTTGCCAAAAAGCAAGAGGCGGCTCGGAAAGATATGGAGCGCGCATTCAGAGTCCTCCAATCACGTTGGGCTATAGTGAAGGGTGCGGCCCGTGGTTGGCATTGTCCAATAATCgtcgacatcatgtatgcatatatcataatgcataacatgatcgtTGAGTACGAGGAAGAAAACGTCACTTTCTGGAGCGACAATCCGCTCGCCAGCACCAGCAGTAGCTACATTGTCACCGACCCGCCCGTGCAAGGTGTTCCTCCCGACGTGCGCAATGTCATGGCCTGTTCAGCGGCGATGCGCCAAGAAGAACTACACACACGCCTCCAAGCGGAtctaattgaagaaatttggaaCCGCAATTGA